GCCCGCCGGAGGCCTGGCGGGTTCAGGGGGTGGTTGCAACATTCGTGTGTTGATGGGGTTGGTCAGGGTGTCTGGGTCTGGGTTTGTGGTGCGTTCGGATCGCACTGGGCAGGGGCCGGTTCGGTTGGTGGCTGAGCGGCGGGCATTCTTGGTGGCTGTGGCAGGTGGTGTGGGGACGAGTGAGGCGGCTCGGGCGGTGGGGGTCAATCCCCGGACTGGTCGGCGCTGGTTGCATGGGGATTCGCAGAAGACGGGGGTGGCTGGGTTGCCGGCGCGGCCGGAGCCTTCGGCGCGGTTTCTCTCGATCGAGGATCGGGTGGTGATCGCGGATGGGCTGCTGGCTGGTCGTTCGATGCGCCAGATCGCGGCGGGCTTGGGGCGTTCACCCTCGACGATCAGCCGGGAGATCGCGCGCAACGGTCTTGGGCCCGGCCGGGGATATCACCCGCATGCCGCCGACCGCAGGGCCGCCGCCCGTCGGGTGCGTCCTCGGGTGGGGAAGATCGCCGGGTGTCCCCGGTTGAAGGCCGCGATCCAGCAGGGACTCGATGACAAACTCAGTCCCGAACAGGCCGCGGCCCGGCTGCGCCGTGACCACCCGGATGACCTGGAGATGCACGTGTCGCACGAGACCATCTACCAGGCGCTGTATGTGCAGGGCCGGGGTGAGTTGCGTCGGGAGTTGACCGGGGCGCTGCGCACCGGCCGTGCGATACGCCGGCCCCGC
The sequence above is a segment of the Catenulispora sp. EB89 genome. Coding sequences within it:
- a CDS encoding IS30 family transposase, which codes for MGLVRVSGSGFVVRSDRTGQGPVRLVAERRAFLVAVAGGVGTSEAARAVGVNPRTGRRWLHGDSQKTGVAGLPARPEPSARFLSIEDRVVIADGLLAGRSMRQIAAGLGRSPSTISREIARNGLGPGRGYHPHAADRRAAARRVRPRVGKIAGCPRLKAAIQQGLDDKLSPEQAAARLRRDHPDDLEMHVSHETIYQALYVQGRGELRRELTGALRTGRAIRRPRNRPHPTRRSGLPKPLVMISERPAEAEDRAVPGHWEGDLILGAHARSAIGTLVERTTRFVMLVHLPGDRTAGTVRDQLIATVSTLPAHLRRSLTWDQGVEMARHREFTLATDMQVFFCDPHSPWQRGSNENTNGLLRQYFPKSTDLSVHTPEDLAAVAAQLNRRPRKTLGWDTPAERLAKLLNT